The genomic interval TTACTGACGGGATACatcaatagtacagaaccaccaaccaagtgtcagcctgatcggtcgaactggtcatactccggctgctggtcatactccagcctacaCGTGACAGGGTtagatggttcgaagccaacatacataactaatgtaatctaacaggcttcctacatacacgctaaacatgtaatctacatatgcatactgttatactaatcttacctggattccgaattcagatgtgccggtcaacttgactggaactttaactgcgcggcggattataggctcctaaaccataaaaatcacaacactataagtgacacgctaaatcacttcccggggacttaaactaggaactaaaagttttcctatcgataaaaagcatggcaataccccctaaaacataaaatcgagagaatccagggtttcagaattttccccaaccggtagaccagttgcccaaccagaattccaattctgggaaaattcagaaccccatctggaattccggatgcacaaccggaattccggttcctcgcaggcagcaaacataaaaaatccatatcttgctcaaatcaactccaaatcaaatgaaaccttccagacctgttctatatatcccctagaacatttctaaagcttcaaaaccacCTAGAAAGCACAatagcaaaaatcaccattaaagctcaagctttgagttctaaactcaaacttgagtaaaatcacctaacatgcattcaatctATGCTTCAAACTCATTCATTTAACTCCTATTTATTCATACTTTGAAGCTGCACTTCATTAGTCAATAGTGAAGTCAGTACTTTCAAGATTTGCAAATTTTGTCAAGTATTGTACGTTTTGTTAATTATATCTTAAAATAATcacctttttttttcattagtttattttatatttaattatgaagAGATTTAGTTTGGTACAAGTATTATTTATGGAGCGAAAATTTTCTGTCATGAAAAGTTCAAACTCTTGGAGAAAGTCTTAATAGTTtcattctattttaattttttatgctaCTTCTAATTACTGCTAGGTTCTTTGTATGAACAACTCACGAAAAGATCAACAACAACCTTATCAAGGCAAGGCTCTTCTCTCTTTACCAATACCAATAATTCATATtacttaagtttttttttttctcaaaaaactaATAAATCCTAACTGCAACAGTTGCAAAGTCAACCACCATAACAATATTAGCTGCGGGCTAATGGTGTTGGTGATTGTGATGATGACCATGGTGGGCTCTTCTTCTCCACCATTTGTTTAAAATCCATCAGGTATTTTTTTATTGGGTTTCTGTTTGTTTCAGTCTTGTTTCTCTGAATTTGCTATTACTCTGTTTACCCTTTATGCATTATGGAATTGTTCTGTGACCATTTTGTATCGTAGTCAGATTAGAATTACTACACCCAAATATATAACACATTAATTTGAATATATAGACAGAATAGAATTAGTATACTCCAAATGACCAAATAATATGCCAATAAGATTATTATTGAGTTCATATGTTTGAGAGGCTTCAGTTTTGTGGGTTTAGAAACGTCTTCGTCTGTGAGTGATGttcagaagaagaaaaagatatgAATTACGCTAAAAGAGAAGAAACCATAGTAGTGGTGCAGCTGTGAGAAGGAAGAAAAAGCTAGGCGGCTGAAGTGCTCATTAGGATTTGACAAGTTATTATAGTATAGATTAGAGTTATAGCAAAGTAATTGATTTGGCTGATCTCATCACTTCGGCTGAACTAATTGATTAGGCTGATCGTATGTTTTGTGATGGAACTTTACATAAATATACTTGTATGATATAATTATAAGAAacatattactaaaaaataataaatccattcataaaatttattattatatagctAACCAACCACAACTTTCTCTGTATATAATTTTGATAACACCATTCATATCCTATAATTAATATAACCGTTACATTATCTTAAAAGAAGGATTGTAATTAGATATGTACTATTTGGTAGTTATAAACTCAAATTTAGATACTATTTAGTAagatttagatcaaataaatgagaaaaaaaagaaataagagTATGCGGTAGATAATAATCTATCTTAAGTCTATATTTTTATACGACAAAAAAATAAGTCTTATTATTCGAACATATTATTAACTTTGTACTTCTATACTTTGTCTGTTTATGTTAATCAAACtaaattaagttatatagaTCACGAAAAGATTCCAAGTGTTGACTGATTTCAATTTTATAACAGGATGTATACAAACTTTAATGCTACTAAATGAGAATCAAGATTAATTTCTTACTGTATAGATAGTAAGTGGTTCTTTCATTCACAAAATGAAACGAAAACTAGATTTATTCGAAGACAATAGAAAACATGAAATTAATAAAAGACGAAGAGAGCTTTATGCATTACGAAAACAATCTAATAATATCACTACCACAAAAATTAATGGTTCTAAAAAATTGGTTGAGATGAATGTCAAATTAAGAATGGTGAACAACATGAGGATTATAAGAGAGCTGCAGTTAATAAAGAGAAAATTATGCTTTGAGAAAAAGGGAAAATGAAACAAATGTAGATAAAGGTCCTGGGAAAATGAGTTCTGTGAAAAAAGCAtgtatatctaaaaaaaaattcgaaaatgaTAAATCTTCTTCCACTGTGGGTACAATAACTATTCATGAAAATAGTGCTATTCTACGAAACACCAAACATAAAaggaattataaaattataaatcgAGGAATAATAATCAATGAAAATGTTATAGGTATGATATAAATCTAAATTTTTCCATTATAATATTAACATCATCTTATTTGTATCTTTTTGATAAATGAATTTTTGTTTATAGGTGTTGGAAATGGTGGTAATGAAGCTGTGTTAGAAGTAAATAATAGGAGAGGGAAAgagcatttatttatttttagcataTTTGAAGTTGGTAATACACATTTTATTAATAGTAGTTGTTTCTCACTTTATATAAATTGTTTAGATTAAATTTGTATAACATCTTACAGGGTCAACATCTACACAGCAAACGAGTAGAAAAAATTTCCAAggtatatttatgatatatttttttgacataaatttataatatcttaatatAATATTACCATGTTTTATATAACATGTAGATAAGGTAATGGTGAAGAATTCAAAGAACAAATTGGAAAAAAGAAAACCAGAACCTTTTAAGTTAGGCATACTACCTGAAGTGTCTCATGTTCTGCAAACACCGAAAGTATGTACTTAGTGTGGAGCAAAAAAGTTTCAGTATGAGAGTGAAGGATTCTGTTGTTGtgctggaaaaattattctaaaagTAAATGATGCACCTACTGAGTTGTTTGAGCTATTTACTTCAACCTCTCTTGAAGCacaattgtttaaaaaaaaatattcgcATCTACAATAGTAATTTTTCTTTCACTTCATTTGGTGTCAAACATCATAAGGAATTGTGTACAATAAATAAAGGTTTATATACATTTAGAGTACAAGGacaaatttatcattttattaataGAATAATTCCGCCATCATTTACTCCTCCTACTTACTTGCAATTGTATTTTGATGATACTGAACATGAATTAGAAAATCGACTGAATTTTTCAGACAATATGAGCATAATCACTCTTACCAAGTTAAGTGCTATCTTACAGTTTAATCCATATAGTCAATTTTTTAGAAGGCTTGGCAATATCTCtgacttagaaaatcaaaagatACAAATAAGGTGTGATGCAGGTCTCAATCAAAGGGTATACAATTCTCCTTCTGTATCACAAGTTGCTGCAATTTGGGTGGATGATGATGTCAGTGCAGAAAATAGGACCCGTGATATTATTGTGTCTTCTCATGATGAAGTAAGTCGAATTCATTATTATTTTGGATGTTATGATCCACTGCAATATCCATTATTATTTCCCTATGGAGAAACAAGATGCCATCAAGGTATTGAGAAATTTAATGGatgaaaatgtaaaaaaaattctcgAAATGAAGATTTGATTAGTGCTCATACCATTGGTTCAACTTCAGAGTTAATTATTGCAGAGACTAAAGGTACATTAATCAGCCAAACTAAATTTTGATCCTAATAACtatcataattattttaatatttgttttaaattaaatgcatattttttttccttattcaGTTCTCCAAAAGAAGCCTAGAGGTATTTCATCTCTTGTCAGGAATATTATTGTTATATGATGCAAATTCGACATACAACAAAATCAGTATTGTTACATGCTGGTCGTTTGTTACAACAATATGTAGTAGATATGTATGTAAAACTAGAAACTTCTCGATTGGATTATTTTCGAAAGAATCAAGAAGACATTCGAGCTGAATTATACAAAGGGATGATTGACAGCATTGAAATGGGTGAAAGACGAGGCTTTAAAATTGGTCGAAGAATTATTTTGCCTTCATCTTTTATTGGTGGACCAAGAGATATGCGAAAATGATATATTGATGCCATGACATTAGTTCAAAAATTTGGAAAACCATATTTGTTTCTAACAATGACTTGTAATCCTAATTGGCAAGAGATACAAGAAGAATTAGGAGAAACTGATCAAGTGCAAAACAGACTAGACTTGATAGCATGAATTTTTAAAGCAAAATTGGATGAATTGAAAAATGATTTATTCAAGAAACAAATATTTCGTCATGTTATTGCTTATGTTTATGTAATAGAATTTCAAACGAGAGGATTACCACATGCACATTTCTTAGTTATAATGAAACCaggttcaaaaattattaacacAGATTCATTTGATAAAATTGTGTCAGCTGAACTACCTGATCAAgacaagcatgcatatatattttcattagtTGTGAAACATATGATGCATGGACCATGCAGGAAACTTAATGATAAGAATATTTGTATGCAACCAAATGGAAAATGTAAAAGCCATTATCCAAAACAATTTCGTATGAAAACAGAATGTGGCGATGATTCTTACCCAAAGTACAAGCGACAAGATGATGGTAAAAAGGCTAAAGTGCGAGGTCATTGGTTAGACAATAGATGGGTTGTTCCATACAATCCTTATTTACTAGCTAAATTTAATTGTCATATTAATGTGGAAATTTGCTCAACAATCAAAGCTGtgaaatatttatacaaatatgTTTACAAAGGTCATGATCGAGTTAATTTTGCTGTTGCTTGTAATAAtaagttggaaattattgatGAGATTACAATCTACCAGTCTGCTAGATGGATTTCTCCTCTTGAAGCAAtatggagaatatatggatttATTTTGATTGAGATTTATCCATCT from Cannabis sativa cultivar Pink pepper isolate KNU-18-1 chromosome 4, ASM2916894v1, whole genome shotgun sequence carries:
- the LOC115712305 gene encoding uncharacterized protein LOC115712305, coding for MSSVKKACVGNGGNEAVLEVNNRRGKEHLFIFSIFEVGSTSTQQTSRKNFQDKVMVKNSKNKLEKRKPEPFKLGILPEVSHVLQTPKFNPYSQFFRRLGNISDLENQKIQIRCDAGLNQRVYNSPSVSQVAAIWVDDDVSAENRTRDIIVSSHDEVSRIHYYFGCYDPLQYPLLFPYGETRCHQELIIAETKVLQKKPREFQTRGLPHAHFLVIMKPGSKIINTDSFDKIVSAELPDQDKHAYIFSLVVKHMMHGPCRKLNDKNICMQPNGKCKSHYPKQFRMKTECGDDSYPKYKRQDDGKKAKVRGHWLDNRWVVPYNPYLLAKFNCHINVEICSTIKAVKYLYKYVYKGHDRVNFAVACNNKLEIIDEITIYQSARWISPLEAIWRIYGFILIEIYPSVISLQLHLEDTQMITYRKKDNPSKIIDKDIFTRSMLTEENKIWTPRKNGCVIGRIVAANPIEGERYYLRLLLSHIRSPTSYDDLKIVNGIVVSSFRESALLHGLLEGDNNIHLCLEEAATYRMSYQLRQLFATILIFCVPNNPLLLWEKYKESMCEEDYIAKKVPLITDESKALQEINFLLEGAGKCLYDYGFVHSLAKLRQQEQITKMINEEKHISVSNDDLLLVETLNKEQKIAFDLIFEKVLKQESGIFFVDGPGGTVSSGVAAGILPGGRTAHSRFKIPLVFDEGYNMLI